CTCAAAagccagttttctacagcaggaaaataatcctacagcaaccagaaatgtgaattattatgtggattttaATCTATGGACATTTGTGTAGCGGTTGGTGCACTTTCCGtatgggaaaatcaagtctgaaaatgTGTGGAAATtataaacttcagaagccttaTTAAACCGCAAATACACTtaaagttttacatttcctgcaacaGGGAGatcaagatcctacatctgtatatagggaataggttgccatttgggacaaacccCTCGGCCAATCATCCAGGGCGAtaatcatcatattcatcatattcATGAATATTCCAACGGAATCCCAGCTATCCCTTTATATCCCCATGCGTAGTGATGCGGCTTAACTCAAACTATCAACACAAATCCTGGCTTCCACTCGACATATGAACAGTGGCATACCGCTATTGCCCAGATAAATGGCTATGATACAGGAAATCTTCTGAATTAGTTGAACAATTCTGTCTCACAGCTCCATTACTGTGATGTGAAAATTACAGCCCAGAGCAATTTTGGTCAAACTTCCTATTACAAAGATATATTCACTTACAGTAGGATACGTGTGGATGTGATATTTTTAGATAGTCTCCTTAAGCTCCTCTATCTCCTACACCAAGTGCACTATTACAAGACCCATTTGGCTCCAAGTTGGTGAGACAATATACGTAGGTCAACTATGGGTGCCACAGAAAATGAACACACTTACCTTGGGGCTCAATGTTGGTCGTGGGTAGCCCTATGTCATTCAGGAGGTCCAGGGCCACGGTCACATTCTGCAGCTAGACCAGAGAGAGTGAGGTGAGAGACACAGCAGGCCATGACACATGCAGATGTCTGACCCACCGGAGCAACGTTATCTCAATCTCATACAGGAGTACAGTGAATAACGTAatacactagtcactttaaacaatgccacttcatataatgtttacataccctacattactcatcttatacagtggggagaacaagtatttgatacactgccgatttggcaggttttcctacttacaaagcatgtagaggtctgtcattttcatcataggtacacttcaactgtgatagACTTATGTCATGCAGTATAATGGAAAttaatgacttaaaaatcatacaatgtgattttctggatttttgttttagattccgtctctcacagttgaagtgtacctatgataaaaagacctctacatgctttgtaagtaggaaaacctgcaaaatcggcagtgtatcaaatactcgTTCTCcgcactgtatgtatatactgtaccctataccatctactgcatcttgcctatgccgttcgaaCATCGCTCATCCATgcatttatatgtacatattcttattcattccttaaCACTTGTGTGTATGAGGTAGTTGTGTTGTGgtattgttagattacttgttagatattactggaaatagaaacacaagcatttcgctacactctcattaacatctgctaaccatgtgtatgtgaccaataaaaatggatttgatttaatttgatttgattataccCTTATTCTTATGGATTTCAAATTATTAACACATTGGATCTAATTGTTTCGCTGCTGTCAGAATATTATTGTAGGCCAAAATGTGATATTTGTTCCATTCACTGTATCATACGTAAGCTCCGCCCATACCATTGAGCCAAACAATCGCATACATATTTCCTTTGaggcagagctgcctccagaacatgATTCCTCCCAAAGAAGGAGTCCTGGGACACAGGAGATCCTTACCATCTCAGTAGCGTTGACTGGGGTGATGTTGAAGTCATAGAGTGGAACAAAGAAGCCCTCCAACTGTCCAATCAGCAGAAGGAGAATAACACCATCTGAAAACTACATGGATAAAGAACACCGTCAGTTGGTTCTTACCCAAATGGTGTAACTGAAAGGAAACAGATCAATCACCTTTCAATTCACAACACTGGTAGTGCTCAATTAATACCCATTCCAAAAAGGATGGCCAAACCCTTTTCTACAGTAAAACAAACCTGTTTCTCCATGTCTGTCACCTGTAGTCCCAAGGTTGACATCTTCTTGTTGACAAAGTGCATGATGGCCTATAATGGAAAGATATAGGATTACAGACCTATCACTTTAGAAAAGGTGTTGACATTTTAACCTCTGCAGCCATGTCGCTTTGAACAAAAgggtctgctaaatggtatatacagtgggtatcataagtattcaccccacttggattttttttcccattttgtTGTGCTGCAAAAGTGGGATTGAAAATATAgtcgttgcataagtattcaccccctttgtttaggcaagccAAACTTAGTTCAGAAGTCAAATGTGGCTTAATCAATCACATAaaaagttacatggactcactctgtgtgaaacaacaggggttgacatgatttatgactatcccttcctctatcacCCATATATAcaatatctgtaaggtccctcagtcaagaattgattccatatgtttatttaatcattttgctgtcttcactattattcttcaaatAAGAaaaagcaacaacggctcagccacacaagctcacaaaacgggAACGCCAAGGGCTGAGCGCCTAAAAATCATCTGAccacggttgcaacactcactcccgagttcaaactacctctggaagcaatgaAGAACTGTTTGTCAgggggtttccatggcagagcagccacacacacgaCTAAGATCTCCATGCACGATGCAAAGCAtcgcattggactctggagcagtggaaacgtgttctctggagtgatgaatcacgcttcaccatctggcaatccgaatctgggtttggtggatgccaggagaatgctacctgcccgaatgcatagtgccaactgtaaactttgctggaggaggaataatgttctgagttgtttttcatggttcgggcaagGCCCTTTAGTTCCCGTGAAGGCAAGTCTTAGCGCTACAGCATAAAATGGCATTcggacgattctgtgcttccaactttgtggcaacagtttggggaaggccctttcctgtttcagcataacaatgcccccatgcacaaagtgagatcCATACACATATGGTTTGTCgatatcggtgtggaagaacttgactggcctgcacagagccttgacctcaaccccatcgaacaactCTGAGATAAATTGGAACGCTGACCGCGAGCCAGGTCTAATAGCCCAACACCAGTgttcaacctcactaatgctcttgtggctgaatggaagcaagtccccacagcaatgttccaacatctagtggaaagctttcccagacaAGAAGGGTGGAGGCTGTCATAGCAACAAAGTGGGgaccaactcaatattaatgcccatgattttggaatgtgacaaacaggtgtccacatacttttgatcatgtagtatatacagtgcattcagaaagtattcagacctcttcccttttcccacattttgttactttacagccttaatctaaaatgaaTGAAATtgcttttttcccctcatcaatctacacacaataacccataatgacatcacaatactctataatgacatcacattaccccataatgacaaagtgaaaacaggtttttagaaagttctgcagcattgaaggtccccgagaacacagtggcattcatcgttcttaaatggaagaagtttggaattaccaagactcttcttagagctggccgccccggccaaactgagcaaatgggggagaagggccttggtcagggaggtgatcaagaacctgatggtcactctgacagagctccagagttcctctgtggagatgggagaatcttccagaaggacaactatctctgcagcactgcaccaatcaggcctttatggtagagtggccagacggaagccactcctcaggagAAGACACATGAGAAGacgccctcttggagtttgccaaaggtgacctaaggactctcagaccgtgagaaacaagattctctggtctgatgaaaccaatattgaactctttggcctgaatgccaagggtcacgtctggaggaaacctggcaccatccctacggtgaaaaatggtggtggcagcatcatgctgtggggaaatGTTTCGGTGgaagggactgtgagactagtcaggatcgagggaaagatgaatggagcaaagtacagagagattcttgatgaaaaccggCTCCAGAGcacccaggacctcagactggtgttaAGGtttacctttcaacaggacaacgaccctaagcacacaaccaagacaacgcaggagtggctttgggacaagtctctgactgtccttgagtggcccagccagagtccggacttgaacccaatcgaacatctctggagagaccggaaaatagctgtgcaacgacgctccccatccaacctgacagaggatctgccgagaagaatgggagaaactccccaaatacaggtgtgccaagcttgtagtgtcatacccaagaagactcaaggctgtaatctctgtcAAAGGGGCATTAggggagtaaagggtctgaatacttatataaatgtgatatttcagttgttgtttttagtacattagcaaacatttctaaaaacctgtttttgctttgtcattatagggttttgtgtgcagattgatgaagggaatttttaataaggctgtaacacaataaaatgtttaggggtcagaatactttccgaatacactgcatatataccgtataaaacaacaacattcaatgTCACTGTGTTGACATATTCTAATGAGACCATATAACAGTTGCATAGGGTCGGTGCGGTGCTCATTCAATCATACACAGTCTGAGCAATCAGAGGCATTATTCACACAAATCAGCCTCTCCCTGAATCAGGACCAGTATAGCTAGACAATACATACGCTGGTCCTATAATCAATCCTCTGTCTAATAATGCAATGGTTAAGACTGCAGAACAGGTCAGCAGGGATGGAAGACCCATATTTTTTCTATTACCCGCTTTACTGTGTTGATCTTGTGGGGTTCCAgcttcagcagctgctcaatggGATCCTCGCCTGGAcgaagagacaggaaggagagggttTATCTCTGCAATGTCCTGGATAAACGGCAGCACAGTACTGCAAAGGTGACCCTGAATATCTTACTCACTGTCTGAGCTGCTCAGGGCGTCGGTAGCTGAATCGCTGTTGAGGTAGACAGCAAATTAAGTGAATATTCGATCTCCTGAAACAGAATCCATTCTCTGAAGAACATGCAACTGTAATCGGACACAACAACATAATCGGAAATAATTTAGCAACCTTTCATCTGTAAGAATCTCTATTTCCTTTTCTGATTTGATTCCACTTCTGTTGACCTGAAGTGAGAGAACAACTTTATTGAACAGGGGAGTCTCTTTTTTTAATAGGTTGATTTAGGGTAAAGTACCATTCATTTGACATCAAACTCACCTCCAACAAGAGAACTTCCACTCTGACATTTGGGGGAAGCTCCAGATTAGGCTGGAAGCACCTCACCATGGCAACCAGAAGATGGAGTGTGGCCAGCAAGTCTTTGCTGTGAATGACTGACAGAGAAGGAAGGGAATGAAGGGAGAGCCAACCTGCTTCAACACCATACCAAAGGGAGAGTCAACCTGCTTCAACACCATACCAAAGGGAGAGTCAACCTGCTTCAACACCATACCAAAGGGAGAGTCAACCTGCTTCAACACCATACCAAAGGGAGAGTCAACCTGCTTCAACACCATACCAAAGGGAGAGTCAACCTGCTTCAACACCATACCAAAGGGAGAGTCAACCTGCTTCAACACCATACCAAAGAGAGAGTCAACCTGCTTCAACACCATACCAAAGGGAGAGTCAACCTGCTTCAACACCATACCAAAGGGAGAGTCAACCTGCTTGAACACCATACCAAAGCCCTATGCAGTCAATCTTGTTGGCAACACAACACAAACTAATCCTCAGCCCCACTGATGATTAACACTGCACCCCGTGGGTCTGCCTTTTCCCCTACAGTAATCCCTCTCAGTAGGTGTCAGCAGACTGGGGTTATACTGTAGCTTCACCATCAAATCCTATTGAAGAGTCCCTTAGCCAAACATAGCTCTGAGGGGAACAGCAGTGTTGTGTAGCTTTCCCAGCCAACAGTGGACGTCCTAAGGACGTGGCTTTGTTTGCGGGGTTGTATTGTGAATGTGACTCACGTTTGACACTCCACCTGCTGAGAGAGCTGTCCTGTAGCCCCAGTTTCTCATTCAGGGCCTCCAGGATGACCTCCAGCTTGCGTGTCTGAGCAGCGCTGGTCACCGCTATCTCCTCCACAGACAGAAGCACTTCAGCTAACCTCCCTGTGAACAGCACAGGTAAAGGCCAAGCACATatgggggggagcgagagagagagagagagagagagagagagagagagagagagagagagagagagagagagagagagagagagagagagagagagagagagagagagagagagagagagagagagagagagagagagagagtgtgtgtgtgcgtgcatgtctcaccaaggaggtgatggaggattAGGCCATCAAATATGTCCTCTTCCAGACTCTGCACTACGATGTGTTCCTCTTTCAAAGTACTGTTGATCCAGTTAACCAAAACCTGTAAAGACCAAGGTTCATGATAACAGTAAGTTCAACTCTGTGATATTAATTGCCTGCTATAGTACTGTATTAGTCTCTTTTGACGTAGCTACTGTTACAGATATGTACCAAATGTACCAACGAAGATATTTGGTTCTGGGTACAGAGATCAGTAATGTACAATCTACTgcagtggaggctgttgaggggaggatggctcataataatgactggaatggtGTGTAatagagtgaatggaatggtatcagacATATGAAAACCATGTTTTTGATACCATATACCACTCCGttactccgttccagccattattatgagccgttctcccctcagcagcctccactgatctacTGTGGTAAATCTTTGTATACATGACCTTTACTGGTCTATTCAGAGCAGACTCTGATGTTATAATATCAAAGGATTCCTATTGCAATTTCCACCTATGTCTCTATTCAATTATTCATGGgccagatagacagatagactccGTGGTTTTCTCTTTCCAACACTTTTATGCCTACACTGTTGTACGCTCATCTAATTGATGAAGACAATTGTTTCATTTTACTTGAATTTATTCCATAAGCATCT
This sequence is a window from Oncorhynchus gorbuscha isolate QuinsamMale2020 ecotype Even-year linkage group LG01, OgorEven_v1.0, whole genome shotgun sequence. Protein-coding genes within it:
- the parvg gene encoding gamma-parvin; protein product: MEDFPDMYQGKDPEDIESFQGERRKIIQPTSLKDPKLEKLKSVLVNWINSTLKEEHIVVQSLEEDIFDGLILHHLLGRLAEVLLSVEEIAVTSAAQTRKLEVILEALNEKLGLQDSSLSRWSVKLIHSKDLLATLHLLVAMVRCFQPNLELPPNVRVEVLLLEVNRSGIKSEKEIEILTDESDSATDALSSSDSEDPIEQLLKLEPHKINTVKRAIMHFVNKKMSTLGLQVTDMEKQFSDGVILLLLIGQLEGFFVPLYDFNITPVNATEMLQNVTVALDLLNDIGLPTTNIEPQDIVSQDVTATLKVLYALFKKHKSR